In one Ornithinimicrobium pratense genomic region, the following are encoded:
- a CDS encoding Lrp/AsnC family transcriptional regulator, whose amino-acid sequence MPKNPRDDKPLDPIDLALVRLLEQDGRMSNAMLAREVGIAESTCLVRVRSLRERGVVRGIHADIDPVAVGRPVEAMIAVRFGGHRRSHFEQFTEEVPALPGVLGAFHVSGAIDYYVHVACPSADALRDFVLDHLTNRPGVLHAETSLIFESQRGRGTMTRPEDLLGPSA is encoded by the coding sequence GTGCCGAAGAATCCTCGTGACGACAAGCCGCTGGACCCGATCGACCTGGCCCTCGTGCGCCTGCTGGAACAAGACGGGCGGATGTCCAACGCCATGCTCGCCCGAGAGGTCGGAATCGCCGAGTCGACCTGCCTGGTGCGGGTGCGCAGCCTGCGGGAGCGGGGGGTCGTGCGCGGCATCCACGCCGACATCGACCCGGTGGCCGTCGGCCGGCCGGTGGAGGCGATGATCGCCGTTCGCTTCGGCGGCCACCGGCGCAGCCACTTCGAGCAGTTCACCGAGGAGGTGCCCGCGCTGCCCGGGGTGCTCGGGGCCTTTCACGTCTCCGGCGCCATCGACTACTACGTCCACGTAGCCTGCCCCAGCGCCGACGCCCTGCGTGACTTCGTGCTCGACCACCTCACCAACCGGCCGGGGGTGCTGCACGCCGAGACCTCGCTGATCTTCGAAAGCCAGCGTGGTCGGGGCACGATGACCCGTCCCGAGGACCTGCTCGGGCCCTCGGCTTGA
- a CDS encoding tRNA lysidine(34) synthetase, translated as MPGPPPAIAACRVAVRRWLTEERFPEGALVLVGCSGGADSLALLAATAFVAPRAGLRVGTVIVDHGLQPGSSRVADSVAVTAYSLLTEQGPVEVVGAQVEQTGAGPEADARRARYAAFGRTADRLGAMALLLGHTLDDQAEQVLLGLARGSGARSLAGMPRSRVLSDHSACSVGTCDVFGEDFARVLSGRMACPVGGGSESEGGGRVVLGRPLLGVSRAQTQDACAELGLVPWQDPHNEDPRFARVRVRRALADLEKDLGPGLGRNLARTAALLRDDADALDEACEAAYRELGDPPWTVGRLASLPRALRTRLWRRLALAAGSPGTDLTSEHLLAVDGLVTAWRGQGPLSLPGGVRAWRQGDRVRLERRRS; from the coding sequence ATGCCCGGGCCACCACCTGCCATCGCAGCCTGCCGCGTGGCGGTACGGCGATGGCTGACCGAGGAGAGGTTCCCGGAGGGTGCCCTGGTGCTCGTGGGCTGCTCCGGCGGGGCAGACTCCTTGGCCCTGCTCGCCGCTACCGCCTTCGTAGCACCTCGGGCAGGGCTGCGGGTCGGCACCGTGATCGTCGACCACGGGCTGCAGCCGGGGTCGTCGCGCGTCGCCGACTCGGTGGCGGTGACCGCGTACAGCCTGCTCACCGAGCAAGGACCCGTGGAGGTGGTGGGCGCGCAGGTCGAGCAGACCGGCGCCGGACCCGAGGCGGACGCGCGGCGGGCGAGGTATGCAGCGTTCGGCCGCACCGCAGACCGGCTCGGCGCCATGGCACTGCTGCTGGGGCACACCCTCGACGACCAGGCCGAGCAGGTGCTGCTGGGACTGGCTCGCGGTTCGGGAGCGCGCTCGCTGGCCGGCATGCCGCGGTCGCGTGTCCTGTCGGACCATTCGGCGTGTTCGGTGGGGACGTGTGACGTGTTCGGTGAGGACTTCGCACGTGTTCTGTCGGGACGTATGGCGTGTCCCGTCGGAGGTGGTAGCGAGAGTGAGGGCGGGGGCAGGGTGGTGCTGGGGCGGCCGCTGCTGGGGGTGAGCAGGGCGCAGACGCAGGACGCGTGCGCGGAGCTGGGGCTGGTGCCATGGCAGGACCCGCACAACGAGGACCCGCGGTTCGCCCGCGTCCGGGTCCGGCGGGCGCTGGCTGACCTGGAGAAGGACCTCGGGCCCGGCCTCGGGCGCAACCTGGCCCGCACCGCGGCGCTGCTGCGCGACGACGCCGATGCGCTGGACGAGGCGTGTGAGGCGGCATACCGGGAGCTGGGCGACCCGCCCTGGACGGTGGGCCGGCTGGCCTCGCTGCCGCGCGCCCTGCGCACCCGGCTGTGGCGTCGGCTCGCGCTCGCCGCCGGCAGTCCCGGCACCGACCTGACCAGTGAGCACCTGCTTGCGGTCGATGGCCTGGTCACCGCCTGGCGGGGCCAGGGGCCGCTGTCCCTGCCGGGCGGGGTCCGGGCCTGGCGCCAGGGGGACCGGGTTCGGCTGGAGCGGCGACGTAGTTGA
- a CDS encoding inorganic diphosphatase translates to MQFDVTIEIPQGSRNKYEVDHATGRIRLDRMLFTATRYPADYGYIEDTLGEDGDPLDALVLLDEPTWPGCLVAARPIGMFHMRDEAGGDDKIICVPAEDPRKLAIQDLDDIGTHTRLEIQHFFEVYKDLEPGKSVEGAHWAGKEDAERVYHEAVQRAKDAGLSTARWPMPQHD, encoded by the coding sequence ATGCAGTTCGACGTCACGATCGAGATCCCGCAGGGCAGCCGCAACAAGTATGAGGTGGACCACGCCACCGGTCGTATCCGGCTGGACCGCATGCTGTTCACCGCGACCCGCTACCCCGCGGACTACGGCTACATCGAGGACACCCTCGGCGAGGACGGTGACCCCCTGGACGCGCTGGTGCTGCTCGACGAGCCGACCTGGCCCGGGTGCCTCGTCGCTGCGCGCCCGATCGGCATGTTCCACATGCGTGACGAGGCCGGTGGTGACGACAAGATCATCTGCGTCCCGGCCGAGGACCCGCGCAAGCTGGCCATCCAGGACCTGGACGACATCGGCACCCACACCCGGCTGGAGATCCAGCACTTCTTCGAGGTCTACAAGGACCTGGAGCCGGGCAAGTCCGTCGAGGGCGCGCACTGGGCCGGCAAGGAGGACGCCGAGCGGGTCTACCACGAGGCCGTGCAGAGGGCGAAGGACGCAGGCCTGTCCACCGCGCGCTGGCCGATGCCTCAGCACGACTGA
- a CDS encoding DUF3352 domain-containing protein, translated as MTTVTENPGGDLAESRGKKPWLLIGGGVAAAVLITGGAYAATMLGGGGDRPASVLPGGAAVYAQVDLDPDAGQKISAVRFFQGLDPELREQFSEGQWREWAWTQLRDEVDGAEDIDFATDIEPWLGDRAGLALLPQGEGEEPVVTIALQVQDGDAALAFFDERTQANDDIAYWLESDYLVFTEQDAQQTVQAAVAEGTLAENETFSSDMDDLGEAGIMAFWADTAELDDMLGAGANPAMAMTGGMVNSEMPEVAGRTAATVRLTPDAIELHGVVRGAEGVAIPENSDVDSLVTQLPADTAVAISMDNGAAMIQSAWDYYAEQNPEEVADATQQAAAEGFSLPDDIKMILGDSMSLSAGPGIIDAFMDVSPTDSGMPAVPIGYRVATDTDRLQTMLNENGLGAGVLALREDDGVLTLGGDQAYVDALADGSGDTLGDHELFTAAVADADDAQMVLFVNVNPFEEYYLPEITDTNARSALEQLGAIGISGTNENASDGHFTLRLVADPE; from the coding sequence ATGACGACTGTGACCGAGAACCCCGGCGGGGACCTCGCCGAGAGCCGCGGCAAGAAGCCGTGGCTGCTGATCGGCGGTGGCGTGGCCGCCGCCGTCCTGATCACCGGCGGCGCCTACGCCGCCACCATGCTGGGCGGCGGCGGGGACCGCCCGGCTAGCGTCCTTCCGGGCGGCGCCGCCGTCTACGCCCAGGTGGACCTGGACCCCGACGCGGGCCAGAAGATCTCCGCCGTGCGCTTCTTCCAGGGGCTGGACCCTGAGCTGCGCGAGCAGTTCAGCGAGGGCCAGTGGCGCGAGTGGGCCTGGACGCAGCTGCGGGACGAGGTCGACGGGGCGGAGGACATTGACTTCGCCACCGACATCGAGCCCTGGCTCGGAGACCGCGCCGGCCTGGCCCTGCTGCCCCAGGGCGAGGGTGAAGAACCCGTGGTGACGATCGCTCTGCAGGTGCAGGACGGGGACGCCGCCCTGGCCTTCTTCGATGAGCGCACCCAGGCCAACGACGACATCGCCTACTGGCTGGAGAGCGACTACCTCGTCTTCACCGAGCAGGACGCGCAACAGACCGTCCAGGCGGCCGTCGCCGAGGGCACCCTGGCCGAGAACGAGACCTTCTCCTCCGACATGGACGACCTGGGCGAGGCAGGGATCATGGCGTTCTGGGCGGACACCGCCGAGTTGGACGACATGCTGGGCGCCGGCGCCAACCCGGCTATGGCGATGACCGGGGGCATGGTCAACTCCGAGATGCCCGAGGTGGCCGGCCGCACGGCCGCCACCGTGCGGTTGACTCCCGACGCGATCGAGCTGCACGGCGTCGTCCGGGGCGCGGAGGGCGTGGCGATCCCCGAGAACAGCGACGTCGACTCGTTGGTCACCCAGCTGCCGGCCGACACCGCCGTGGCCATCTCCATGGACAACGGCGCCGCGATGATCCAGTCTGCCTGGGACTACTACGCCGAGCAGAACCCGGAGGAGGTCGCGGACGCCACCCAGCAGGCCGCCGCAGAGGGCTTCTCCCTGCCGGACGACATCAAGATGATCCTGGGCGACTCGATGTCGCTGTCCGCCGGGCCGGGCATCATCGATGCGTTCATGGACGTCAGCCCCACCGACAGCGGTATGCCGGCCGTGCCGATCGGCTACCGGGTCGCAACCGACACCGACCGGTTGCAGACCATGCTCAACGAGAACGGTCTGGGTGCAGGCGTTCTGGCCCTGCGCGAGGACGACGGTGTGTTGACCCTGGGTGGAGACCAGGCCTACGTCGACGCCCTGGCGGACGGCTCCGGCGACACGCTGGGCGACCACGAGCTGTTCACCGCCGCGGTGGCCGACGCCGACGACGCCCAGATGGTCCTGTTCGTCAACGTCAACCCCTTCGAGGAGTACTACCTGCCGGAGATCACCGACACCAACGCTCGCTCTGCCCTTGAGCAGCTGGGCGCGATCGGCATCTCGGGCACCAACGAGAACGCCAGCGACGGACACTTCACGCTGCGCCTCGTCGCCGACCCGGAGTGA
- a CDS encoding DNA polymerase III subunit delta': MSVFHQLVGQERVVGTLQQAVTVPGAMTHAWLFTGPPGSGRSVAARTFAAALQCEAQGAAPGGTGEATGQARSEGQAGGAGCGECQPCRMVLAGSHPDVRVVDTEQTFIKVDEARELVLEAQARPSLGRWRVIIVEDADRLNDYSANTLLKSLEEPTARTVWMLCAPTLEDVLVTIRSRCRHVRLGTPPAAAVADLLVRRDGVDPSMAHYAARAAQSHIGIARRLATDEHARARRREIVAIPLTLRSLGDALRAAADLVQEAGEGARATSEDYAEQQRRSLLEQVGADPLARTQPPSVRAHLRRLEDRLKAEARRQQHDSIDAALTDLASAYRDALVVASGAQVAQVNTSDPDQIEKLARAMTQEELLGALETIGLARQRLIANGSPLLVLEAMMIGLTLPRGS; encoded by the coding sequence GTGAGCGTCTTTCACCAGCTGGTCGGTCAAGAGCGGGTCGTCGGCACGCTGCAGCAGGCGGTCACGGTGCCCGGCGCGATGACGCACGCCTGGCTCTTCACCGGTCCACCGGGGTCTGGCCGCTCAGTCGCGGCCCGGACCTTTGCGGCCGCCCTGCAGTGCGAGGCGCAGGGGGCAGCTCCCGGTGGGACGGGTGAGGCTACTGGTCAGGCGCGGTCCGAGGGCCAGGCCGGTGGGGCCGGATGCGGCGAGTGCCAGCCGTGCCGGATGGTCCTCGCCGGCAGCCACCCCGACGTGCGCGTGGTCGACACCGAGCAGACCTTCATCAAGGTCGACGAGGCACGGGAGCTGGTCCTGGAGGCCCAGGCCCGGCCCAGTCTCGGCCGCTGGCGGGTGATCATCGTCGAGGACGCCGACCGGCTCAACGACTACTCGGCCAACACCCTGCTGAAGTCCCTGGAGGAGCCGACCGCCCGGACGGTGTGGATGCTGTGCGCGCCGACGCTGGAGGACGTGCTCGTCACGATCCGGTCCCGGTGCCGGCACGTGCGGCTGGGGACGCCCCCGGCGGCTGCCGTCGCCGACCTGCTGGTCCGCCGGGATGGCGTCGACCCGTCCATGGCCCACTATGCCGCCCGCGCTGCGCAGAGCCACATCGGCATCGCCCGGCGACTGGCCACCGACGAGCACGCCCGCGCCCGCCGACGCGAGATCGTCGCGATCCCGCTGACCCTGCGTTCCCTCGGGGATGCGCTGCGGGCGGCGGCCGACCTCGTCCAGGAAGCCGGCGAAGGAGCCCGGGCAACCTCTGAGGACTACGCCGAGCAACAGCGGCGCTCGCTGCTCGAGCAGGTCGGGGCCGACCCGCTGGCGCGCACCCAGCCGCCGTCGGTGCGGGCGCACCTGCGCCGACTGGAGGACCGGCTCAAGGCGGAGGCCCGCCGTCAGCAGCACGACAGCATCGACGCCGCGCTGACCGACCTGGCCTCGGCCTACCGGGACGCCCTGGTCGTGGCTAGCGGTGCGCAGGTGGCCCAGGTGAACACGAGCGACCCGGACCAGATCGAGAAGCTGGCCCGCGCCATGACGCAGGAGGAGCTGCTGGGTGCGCTGGAGACGATCGGCCTGGCCCGCCAGCGCCTCATCGCCAACGGCTCGCCCCTGCTGGTCCTGGAGGCGATGATGATAGGCCTGACCCTGCCGCGCGGCTCGTGA
- a CDS encoding zinc-dependent metalloprotease, with translation MTEPTVTSAHPEPTDVSGSALVDWDFAAAAASRLAPPGPKADRREITQLVDELRQAGERAVDLVARTARLETPPGAPPALIVDRAGWIRTNAASMGAMLAPVLDEVVARKRAADRERAERAGRALPDLGAASQAISGKVTGTEVAGILSWVSTKVLGQYDLAPQGTPRLLFVAPNILAAERELKVDPSDFRLWVALHEETHRVQFTAVPWLREHLIAEARSIGSQVLPEPENMGQRMVEIVSKLPGVLRGEEDITQIVATPEQRARLAEVTAVMSLLEGHADVIMDEVGPSVIPSVKEIRRKFTQRRKGAGNVDKLLRRLLGMDAKMRQYHDGAIFVRAVIDAVGMEGFNQVWSSAEALPRAAEIPDPQAWVARVHG, from the coding sequence ATGACCGAGCCCACGGTGACCTCCGCCCATCCCGAGCCCACGGACGTGTCCGGCAGCGCGCTGGTCGACTGGGACTTCGCCGCAGCCGCCGCCAGCCGGCTGGCCCCGCCCGGGCCCAAGGCCGACCGTCGGGAGATCACCCAGCTCGTCGACGAGCTGCGGCAGGCCGGAGAGCGCGCGGTGGACCTGGTGGCCCGGACCGCCCGCCTGGAGACCCCGCCCGGGGCACCACCCGCGCTCATCGTGGACCGGGCCGGGTGGATCCGGACCAATGCGGCGTCGATGGGGGCCATGCTCGCCCCGGTCCTGGACGAGGTGGTGGCCCGGAAGCGGGCGGCTGACCGGGAGAGGGCCGAACGAGCTGGTCGCGCGCTGCCTGACCTGGGCGCCGCCTCGCAGGCGATCTCGGGCAAGGTCACCGGCACCGAGGTAGCGGGGATCCTGTCCTGGGTCTCGACCAAGGTGCTAGGGCAGTACGACCTCGCGCCGCAGGGGACCCCGAGGTTGCTGTTCGTCGCACCCAACATCCTGGCGGCGGAGCGCGAGCTCAAGGTGGATCCCTCGGACTTCCGGCTCTGGGTGGCGCTGCACGAGGAGACCCACCGGGTGCAGTTCACCGCGGTGCCGTGGCTGCGTGAGCACCTGATCGCCGAGGCGCGCTCGATCGGCAGCCAGGTGCTGCCCGAGCCGGAGAACATGGGCCAGCGGATGGTCGAGATCGTCAGCAAGCTGCCCGGCGTGCTGCGGGGGGAGGAGGACATCACCCAGATCGTCGCCACTCCGGAGCAGCGGGCCCGGCTGGCCGAGGTCACCGCGGTGATGTCGCTGCTGGAGGGCCACGCCGACGTGATCATGGACGAGGTGGGGCCCAGCGTGATCCCCAGCGTGAAGGAGATCCGCCGCAAGTTCACCCAGCGGCGCAAGGGCGCCGGCAACGTGGACAAGTTGCTGCGCCGCCTGCTGGGGATGGACGCCAAGATGCGGCAGTACCACGACGGCGCCATCTTCGTCCGGGCCGTGATCGACGCCGTAGGGATGGAGGGTTTTAATCAGGTCTGGAGCTCGGCCGAGGCTCTCCCCCGGGCGGCGGAGATCCCCGACCCGCAGGCCTGGGTGGCGCGAGTCCACGGCTGA
- a CDS encoding alpha/beta hydrolase has product MSRLHTPRTRLIAAAASLALLAGCQQGDDPGDANPDSTSTDEAQESGQADDASTSAGPDGAAPPVVEDAPEGLEDFYGQDLEWSSCEGSFECAELAVPLDYQDPGGATIELALLRSPAVGQAQGSLVLNPGGPGASGVDYAMLAPMVVSAQVREVYDAVGFDPRGVGRSAPIQCFTDEQMDTLLGADPTPETPEEQEASQELMQEFAAACAENAPDLVGHVSTVEAARDMDILRSALGDDQLAYLGASYGTFLGTTYSTLFPERVGRLVLDGAIDPTISGLEMGLGQAEGFERATRAYVEDCVAGGDCPLGDDVEAAMAAIPDFLDELDANPLPVRGDVVEELTEGWGMYGIIVAMYDQAGWPILSQAFAQAQQGDGTMMMFLANLYASRSSDGSYDGNGMQAIYAVNCLDRPAGEEEDLDRESVLEQFEQVSPSWGRYLAGEGACQYWPAQAQETIEDYSAAGADPILVIGTTRDPATPYEWAVSLADILDPGVLISYDGDGHTAYGRSNDCVQDAVDSYLIEGSVPEDGLSC; this is encoded by the coding sequence GTGTCGAGACTGCATACCCCCCGCACCCGGCTGATCGCGGCCGCGGCGAGCCTGGCCCTGCTGGCGGGCTGCCAGCAGGGGGACGACCCCGGGGACGCCAACCCGGACAGCACAAGCACCGATGAGGCCCAGGAGTCCGGACAGGCCGACGACGCGTCCACCTCGGCGGGGCCGGACGGCGCAGCGCCGCCGGTCGTCGAGGACGCCCCGGAAGGCCTGGAGGACTTCTACGGCCAGGACCTGGAGTGGAGCAGCTGCGAGGGCAGCTTCGAGTGCGCGGAGCTCGCGGTGCCGCTCGACTACCAGGACCCGGGCGGGGCCACCATCGAGCTGGCGCTGCTGCGCTCGCCGGCCGTCGGCCAGGCCCAGGGCTCGCTGGTGCTCAACCCCGGTGGGCCCGGCGCCTCGGGGGTCGACTACGCGATGCTGGCGCCGATGGTGGTCTCTGCGCAGGTGCGCGAGGTCTACGACGCGGTCGGTTTCGACCCACGCGGCGTCGGCCGGTCCGCGCCGATCCAGTGCTTCACCGATGAGCAGATGGACACGCTGCTGGGCGCCGACCCCACGCCAGAGACCCCCGAGGAGCAAGAGGCTTCCCAGGAGCTGATGCAGGAGTTCGCCGCGGCCTGCGCGGAGAACGCACCGGACCTGGTGGGCCATGTCTCCACCGTTGAGGCCGCCCGGGACATGGACATCCTGCGCTCGGCCCTCGGCGATGACCAGCTGGCCTACCTCGGTGCCTCCTACGGCACCTTCCTGGGCACGACCTACTCCACCCTCTTCCCCGAGCGGGTGGGCCGTCTGGTGCTCGACGGCGCCATCGACCCCACGATCAGCGGGTTGGAGATGGGCCTGGGCCAGGCCGAGGGGTTCGAGCGCGCCACCCGGGCCTACGTCGAGGACTGCGTCGCGGGCGGCGACTGCCCGCTCGGCGACGACGTGGAGGCCGCGATGGCGGCCATCCCGGACTTCCTCGACGAGCTCGACGCCAACCCCCTGCCGGTGCGCGGCGACGTGGTCGAGGAGCTCACCGAGGGGTGGGGGATGTACGGCATCATCGTGGCGATGTACGACCAGGCCGGCTGGCCCATCCTGTCCCAGGCGTTCGCGCAGGCTCAGCAGGGCGACGGGACGATGATGATGTTCCTGGCCAACCTCTACGCCTCGCGCAGCAGCGACGGCAGCTACGACGGAAACGGCATGCAGGCCATCTACGCCGTCAACTGCCTCGACCGGCCGGCCGGGGAGGAGGAGGACCTGGACCGCGAGAGTGTGCTGGAGCAGTTCGAGCAGGTCTCCCCGAGCTGGGGCCGTTATCTGGCGGGCGAGGGGGCCTGCCAGTACTGGCCGGCGCAGGCCCAGGAGACGATCGAGGACTACTCCGCCGCGGGTGCCGACCCGATCCTCGTCATCGGCACCACCCGTGACCCGGCGACCCCCTACGAGTGGGCGGTGAGCCTGGCCGACATCCTCGACCCCGGGGTGCTGATCTCCTACGACGGGGACGGCCACACCGCCTACGGACGCTCCAACGACTGCGTCCAGGACGCGGTCGACAGCTACCTCATCGAGGGCAGCGTTCCGGAGGACGGCCTGAGCTGCTGA
- a CDS encoding MerR family transcriptional regulator produces MTEQLWTVGQVAETVGVTVRTLHHYDQIGLVRPSERSRAGYRLYTEADLQRLQHVVVYRRLGFPLEQIGGILAAGADVTVHLRRQRAAITDRLTELTGLVSAIDKALEAQMNDYQITEVERRELFGDGFDDGYAQEAEERWGGTEAWEQSQRRAKGYSKEQWEQIKAQGEEVNARFVQLLTSGAPAESEAAMDVAEAARQQICTWFYDCPRELHANIAEMYVTDPRFTRAYEDIHEGLARYVRDAVVANAQRD; encoded by the coding sequence ATGACGGAGCAGCTCTGGACGGTCGGCCAGGTCGCCGAGACGGTCGGCGTCACGGTGCGCACCCTGCACCACTACGACCAGATCGGCCTGGTCAGGCCGTCGGAGCGCAGCCGGGCCGGCTACCGCCTCTACACCGAGGCGGACCTGCAACGGCTGCAGCACGTCGTCGTCTATCGCCGGCTGGGTTTCCCCCTGGAGCAGATCGGCGGGATCCTCGCGGCGGGCGCCGATGTCACCGTTCACCTGCGGCGGCAGCGGGCAGCGATCACGGACAGGCTGACCGAGCTCACCGGGCTGGTCAGCGCGATCGACAAGGCCCTGGAGGCACAGATGAACGACTACCAGATCACTGAAGTGGAACGGCGCGAGCTGTTCGGCGACGGGTTCGACGACGGCTACGCCCAGGAGGCCGAGGAGCGATGGGGCGGCACCGAGGCCTGGGAGCAGTCCCAGCGTCGGGCCAAGGGCTACTCCAAGGAGCAGTGGGAGCAGATCAAGGCGCAGGGCGAGGAGGTGAACGCCCGGTTCGTCCAGCTGCTCACCAGCGGAGCGCCGGCCGAGTCCGAGGCGGCGATGGACGTCGCCGAGGCCGCGCGCCAGCAGATCTGCACCTGGTTCTACGACTGCCCGCGCGAGCTGCACGCCAACATCGCCGAGATGTACGTCACCGACCCCCGGTTCACCAGGGCCTACGAAGACATCCACGAGGGTCTTGCGCGCTACGTCCGCGACGCGGTCGTGGCCAACGCGCAGCGGGATTGA
- the tmk gene encoding dTMP kinase — MTEQTPPEPAPRGRGPGFFVAFEGGDGAGKSTQSRLLGQWLTDQGYAVRHTREPGGTGLGRQVRELLLHGEDGSVSPRAEALLFAADRAHHVASVVRPALQGGGVVLTDRYLDSSVAYQGAARALGHDEVRKLSMWAVEGLVPDLTVLLDVSAREGRARRGEVHDRLEREADDFHDRVRQGFLDLAAREPERYLVLDASRPAAELAGQIQQRVAELLQLGGAVAQEGAG; from the coding sequence GTGACCGAGCAGACCCCGCCCGAGCCCGCCCCGCGCGGCCGTGGACCGGGCTTCTTCGTCGCCTTCGAGGGGGGCGACGGGGCGGGCAAGTCCACCCAGTCCCGGCTGCTGGGGCAGTGGCTGACCGACCAGGGGTATGCCGTGCGGCATACCCGCGAGCCCGGTGGCACGGGCCTGGGGCGCCAGGTCCGCGAGCTGCTCCTGCACGGTGAGGACGGCTCGGTCAGCCCGCGGGCCGAGGCGCTGCTCTTCGCCGCCGACCGGGCCCACCACGTCGCCTCGGTGGTGCGCCCTGCGCTCCAGGGCGGGGGGGTGGTGCTCACCGACCGCTACCTGGACTCCTCCGTCGCCTACCAGGGAGCGGCGCGGGCGCTGGGTCACGACGAGGTCCGCAAGCTGTCGATGTGGGCGGTCGAGGGGTTGGTGCCCGACCTCACCGTGCTGCTCGACGTGAGCGCCCGCGAGGGTCGGGCCCGCCGCGGAGAGGTGCACGACCGGCTGGAGCGGGAGGCCGACGACTTCCACGACCGGGTCCGGCAGGGCTTCCTCGACCTCGCCGCCCGGGAGCCGGAGCGATACCTGGTGCTGGACGCCTCCCGGCCCGCGGCGGAGCTGGCCGGGCAGATCCAGCAGCGGGTCGCAGAGCTATTGCAGCTGGGCGGGGCCGTGGCGCAGGAGGGTGCCGGGTGA
- a CDS encoding D-alanyl-D-alanine carboxypeptidase: MRYVVTSAVVGTLLFGAVQGGGAVASTDGTTAEPVVSTQAPAGPETTTAADVRPRPNAFVDPLGDVRGGPVPERGPLAQQISEELDSRWLGPSNRRSIAIRDALTGESLADRHSGRPVTPASTTKLLSAAAIVTALDPATTFTTRVVAGERPGDVVIVAGGDMLLADGEGDPEAVAGHAGIGDLAAQTAAALRAGGSGVGDVDEDGDEGDGAEEDGGEATTGPGTDAVGPVTVSLDLSHVSGPHALETWSEHWVAEGWTGRIVQLGRASDRALPFNPSPRQPEQEVARVFREALADQGVEVVGADAGDEDGGEDGGEDARAEVVTAPAGAVELAAVESAALRDVLALASATSDNAMFEQLARQAAVAAGHGPDQESVTAWIRDTMTEDLGLDLTGMRIADASGLSDGTLLSMEVVAEVLVAAADGSHPHLQEVLAAGGLPIAGYTGTLGTGMRFHLPAHAPAVGNARAKTGTLPGVTALAGTVVTAEGRLLAFAVAADDIETGSAAVEAASVLDQIVAQLARCGC; the protein is encoded by the coding sequence ATGAGGTATGTGGTCACCTCCGCCGTCGTCGGCACCCTCCTGTTCGGGGCGGTCCAGGGGGGCGGGGCGGTCGCGTCGACCGACGGGACGACCGCCGAGCCGGTCGTGTCCACGCAGGCGCCAGCCGGGCCAGAGACGACCACCGCGGCCGACGTGCGTCCGCGACCCAACGCCTTCGTTGACCCGCTTGGGGATGTGCGTGGCGGCCCGGTGCCTGAGCGTGGTCCCCTGGCCCAGCAGATCTCCGAAGAGCTGGACAGCCGCTGGCTGGGCCCCAGCAACCGCCGCAGCATCGCGATCCGCGACGCGCTGACCGGCGAGAGCCTCGCCGACCGGCACTCCGGGCGACCGGTGACACCGGCCTCCACGACCAAGCTGCTCTCGGCCGCGGCCATCGTCACCGCGCTGGACCCGGCTACGACCTTCACCACGCGCGTCGTCGCGGGGGAGCGGCCGGGGGACGTGGTCATCGTGGCCGGCGGGGACATGCTGCTCGCCGACGGCGAGGGTGACCCGGAGGCAGTAGCCGGGCACGCCGGCATCGGCGACCTCGCGGCACAGACCGCCGCGGCCCTGCGGGCCGGCGGGAGTGGTGTCGGGGACGTCGACGAGGACGGTGACGAGGGGGACGGTGCCGAGGAGGACGGCGGGGAGGCGACCACCGGCCCCGGGACCGACGCAGTCGGCCCGGTCACCGTGAGTCTGGACCTCTCGCACGTGTCCGGACCGCACGCCCTGGAGACCTGGAGCGAGCACTGGGTCGCCGAGGGCTGGACCGGGCGGATCGTGCAGCTGGGGCGCGCCAGTGACAGGGCCCTGCCGTTCAACCCTTCCCCGCGCCAGCCGGAGCAGGAGGTGGCCCGAGTTTTCCGCGAGGCGCTGGCCGACCAGGGCGTCGAGGTGGTCGGGGCCGACGCGGGTGACGAGGACGGCGGTGAGGACGGCGGGGAGGACGCCCGCGCGGAGGTGGTGACCGCGCCTGCGGGGGCCGTGGAGCTGGCCGCCGTCGAGTCCGCGGCCCTGCGAGACGTGCTGGCACTGGCGTCCGCGACGAGCGACAACGCGATGTTCGAGCAGCTGGCCCGCCAGGCGGCCGTCGCCGCCGGCCACGGCCCCGACCAGGAGTCGGTCACCGCCTGGATCCGGGACACGATGACCGAGGACCTGGGCCTGGACCTGACCGGGATGCGGATCGCGGACGCGAGCGGGCTCTCCGACGGCACCCTGCTGTCGATGGAGGTGGTAGCCGAGGTGCTGGTGGCCGCTGCGGACGGCTCCCACCCGCACCTGCAGGAGGTGCTGGCCGCCGGCGGGCTGCCCATCGCCGGCTACACCGGCACTCTGGGCACCGGGATGCGCTTCCACCTGCCCGCCCACGCTCCGGCTGTCGGCAACGCCCGGGCCAAGACCGGGACCCTGCCGGGCGTGACCGCGCTCGCCGGCACCGTGGTCACCGCGGAGGGCAGGCTGCTGGCGTTCGCCGTCGCGGCCGACGACATCGAGACCGGCTCGGCCGCGGTGGAGGCTGCATCCGTCCTCGATCAGATCGTCGCCCAGCTGGCCCGCTGCGGCTGCTGA